The genomic window CGCCCTGGTGCGCGACATGGTGGACACCATGCGCGCGGCCGACGGCGCCGGCCTGGCCGCGCCGCAGATCGGGGTGGACCTGCAGCTGGTGATCTTCGGCAGCGGCGCCGTCAACCCGCGCTACCCCGACGCGCCCGCCGTGCCGCGCACGGTGCTGTGCAACCCGGTCGTCACGCCGCTGTCGGATGAAGAGGAAGAAGGCTGGGAGGGCTGCCTGTCGGTGCCTGGCCTGCGGGCGGTGGTGCCGCGCTGGCGCCGCATCCGCTATGCCGGCATGGACGTGTACGGCGACGCGATCGAGCGCGAGGCCGAGGGCTTTCATGCCCGCGTGGTGCAGCACGAGTGCGACCACCTGCAGGGCGTGCTCTACCCCATGCGCGTGCGCGACTTCACGCGTTTCGGCTTCACCGAGGTGCTGTTTCCGGGCCTGGATGCCCAGGACGATTGATCTTCCATCGTCTTCTCCGAAGCCAAAAAAGAGGGCCCTTGCGGGCCCCGTACCTTTGGAGGAGGTAAAACCGGTTGCGTGGGCGTCGCCGCGCCACCCCCATGTTTCAGATGTCGCCCGTCATCGGCGCGCGACGGGTGTCCGCGGGCGAGGCCGGCTCGCTGTCGGCGCTGCCGGTGCCGCCCAGGCGCACCGCGCTGGGCGCCGGCGTGTCGCGCGCCAGCACGCTGGACGAGCGCAGCATCATGGGCGCGGCGGCGGTGTCGGTGCCGGCGGCGGCCTTGTCGTCCAGCACGCGGCGTGCGCCATTGAAGCGCTTTTTCCAGTAGCTCTGGTCCATGCTTTCCACGCGCACCCGCGCACCCGAGCGCGGCGAGTGGATGAACTTGCCTTCGCCCAGGTAAATACCCACGTGGCTGTAGGCGCGGCGCAGGGTGTTGAAGAACACCAGGTCGCCCGGCTGCAGCTCGGTCTTGTCGATCTTGTGCGCGGCGGCGGCCTGCTCCTCGGCGCGGCGCGGCAGCATCAGGCCCATGGCCTGCTCGTAGGTGGCGCGCACGAAGCCGCTGCAGTCGAAGCCCGTCTCGGCCGAATTGCCACCGCGCCGGTAGGGCACGCCGATGGCCGCCATCGCGCTCCTGACCAGGCTGCCGGCGCGGTCGGTGGCGTGCAGGATGGTGTCGCCCAGGCGTGTGGCGAGGCCTTTTTGTTGCAGGAATCCGTCCAGATCGTCTTGCGGCGGCGTCGCGTGGGCCAGGGGAGAGACAAGCACGGCGGCAGCAACGATCAGGGCTCTGAGCATGTGTCTGGACAGGCAGGGTGTCGGCGAACCGACACCGGGAAAAGGCAACCCATCGCCCATGGCGAGGGGTCTCGAACGATGAAGACGGCAAGACGCCCCAGGCGGAGCGGCCGACGGCGTAGTGTAGGCCATGCCCCGGCCTTGGCGGGTACGTGGCCTCGCTGAGGATTTGGGGTTTTCCCTGTAGGCAACAAGTTTTGCTTGCTTGGCGTGCAAGATGTCGCAGCATCAAGGCATGTGGGTTCTGACCGTGGAGGTGGACGATGGGCATGGCCGCAAGCTTTCGGGCGCCGCGAGGCGCTGTCTCAGCCGTCCTGGCCGGTGCCCTGGCGCTGGTCGGCCTGGCTTCGGCCGCACGCGCCCAGGCTGTGGCGCCGCCGCGGGTGCAGACGGTGGCGGCGGGCCTGGAGCATCCGTGGGCGGTGGCCTTTTTGCCCGGCGGGCGCTTTCTGGTCACGGAGCGGCCTGGCCGCTTGCGCCTGATCGACGCCGACGGCAGCCTGCGGCCGCCGCTGGCCGGCCTGCCCGAGGTGGCCGCGGGCGGGCAGGGCGGCCTGCTGGACGTGGTCACCGACTCGGACTTCGCGCGCAACCGCACGATCTATTTTTGCTTCAGCGAGCCCGGTGCGGGCGGCACCAACGGCACGGCGCTGGCGCGCGCGCGGCTGGCCGAGGACGAGCGGCGGCTGGAGGACGTGCGCGTGATCTTCAGCCAGCAGCCCAAGGTGCGCAGCAGCTTGCACTTCGGCTGCCGCATCGCCCTGCGCCGGGTGGACGGCCGGCCCGACGGCACGCTGTTTTTGACCCTGGGCGAGCGCTTTTCGCAGCGCGATGCGGCGCAGCAGCTGGACAACGACCTGGGCAAGATCGTGCGGGTGGGCAAGGACGGCCGCGTGCCGCCCGACAACCCCTTTGTCGGCCAAGCGGGCGCGCGCCCCGAGATCTGGAGCTATGGCCACCGCAACGTGCAGGGCGCCGCGCTGGCACCCGATGGCACGCTGTGGACGCACGAGCACGGCCCGATGGGCGGCGACGAGATCAACCTGCCCCAGGCGGGCAAGAACTACGGCTGGCCGCTGGTGAGCTTCGGCCTCAACTACGACGGCACGCCGGTGGGCACGGGCCAGAGCAGCGCGCCCGGCCTGGAGCCGCCGCTGCATCACTGGACGCCCTCGATCGCGCCCTCGGGCATGGCCTTCTTGACCAGCGACCGCTACGGCCCGGCGTGGCGCGGCAACCTGTTCGTCGGCTCGCTGAAGTTCATGTACCTGGACCGCATCGAGCTGAAAGACGGCCGGGTGGTGGCCGAGCACAAGCTGCTGCAGGACGTGGGCCAGCGCATCCGCGACGTGCGCCAGGGGCCCGACGGCCTGCTCTACGTGCTGACCGACAGCCGCGATGGGCGCCTGCTCCGGTTGCTCCCCAATCCATAGCTTATGACGCTTGATCGGCGCCGGCTACAAATGAATTTGGTCAATAAAACGGCGTCGCGCCGGCCTACTTGAAGCCCACCCGGTCCAGCATCTGCTGCACCTGCACCTGGTGCTCGCCCACCTTGCCGACGGGAATGGTCTCGGCCTTGAAGCTGCCGCTGCCGCCGGTCATGGCCTTGAGGGCGGGGTTGTCGGTCACCACGCCCTTGGCCACCGGCCATTCGTTGTTGCCGTTGGCGAAGTAGTTCTGTGCCGTGGGGCTGGCCAGGTATTCGAGAAACCTGACGGCGTTGCCCGGGTGCTTGGCGTGGCGCGCCACGGCCGCGCCGGCGATGTTGACGTGCGTGCCCCAGCTGGCCTGGTTGGGAAACACCACGCCCACCTTCTCGGCCACCTGGCGGTCCTCGGGCTTGGCCGAGCGCATCAGCCGCGCCAGGTAGTAGCTGTTGGTGACCGCGATCTGGCATTCGCCCGCCGCCACGGCCTTGATCTGGTCGGTGTCGCCGCCCTTGGGGGCGCGCGCCATGT from Burkholderiaceae bacterium includes these protein-coding regions:
- a CDS encoding peptide deformylase, which codes for MAIREILKMGDARLLRVARPVEAFDTDALHALVRDMVDTMRAADGAGLAAPQIGVDLQLVIFGSGAVNPRYPDAPAVPRTVLCNPVVTPLSDEEEEGWEGCLSVPGLRAVVPRWRRIRYAGMDVYGDAIEREAEGFHARVVQHECDHLQGVLYPMRVRDFTRFGFTEVLFPGLDAQDD
- a CDS encoding C40 family peptidase is translated as MLRALIVAAAVLVSPLAHATPPQDDLDGFLQQKGLATRLGDTILHATDRAGSLVRSAMAAIGVPYRRGGNSAETGFDCSGFVRATYEQAMGLMLPRRAEEQAAAAHKIDKTELQPGDLVFFNTLRRAYSHVGIYLGEGKFIHSPRSGARVRVESMDQSYWKKRFNGARRVLDDKAAAGTDTAAAPMMLRSSSVLARDTPAPSAVRLGGTGSADSEPASPADTRRAPMTGDI
- a CDS encoding PQQ-dependent sugar dehydrogenase, whose protein sequence is MAASFRAPRGAVSAVLAGALALVGLASAARAQAVAPPRVQTVAAGLEHPWAVAFLPGGRFLVTERPGRLRLIDADGSLRPPLAGLPEVAAGGQGGLLDVVTDSDFARNRTIYFCFSEPGAGGTNGTALARARLAEDERRLEDVRVIFSQQPKVRSSLHFGCRIALRRVDGRPDGTLFLTLGERFSQRDAAQQLDNDLGKIVRVGKDGRVPPDNPFVGQAGARPEIWSYGHRNVQGAALAPDGTLWTHEHGPMGGDEINLPQAGKNYGWPLVSFGLNYDGTPVGTGQSSAPGLEPPLHHWTPSIAPSGMAFLTSDRYGPAWRGNLFVGSLKFMYLDRIELKDGRVVAEHKLLQDVGQRIRDVRQGPDGLLYVLTDSRDGRLLRLLPNP